The Daucus carota subsp. sativus chromosome 7, DH1 v3.0, whole genome shotgun sequence genome window below encodes:
- the LOC108196774 gene encoding GDP-L-fucose synthase 1, with protein sequence MGGPDSTTLDKSGKIFVAGHRGLVGSAVVRKLQNLGFTNLILKTHSELDLTRQNDVESFFSAAKPQYVILAAAKVGGIHANNTYPADFIAINLQIQTNVIDSAFKNGVKKIIFLGSSCIYPKFAPQPIVENALLTGPLEPTNEWYAIAKIAGIKMCQAYRIQFNFDAISAMPTNLYGPNDNFHPENSHVLPALMRRFHEAKVRGDKEVVVWGTGSPLREFLHVDDLADAVVFLLDKYSGLEHVNVGSGKEVTIKELAELVKDVVGFKGDLVWDSSKPDGTPRKLMDSSKLAQLGWVPKVSLHDGLVDTYKWYLENVKQ encoded by the exons ATGGGAGGCCCTg ATTCAACTACACTGGACAAATCCGGCAAGATCTTCGTCGCCGGCCACCGTGGACTAGTCGGATCCGCCGTGGTTCGCAAACTCCAAAACTTGGGTTTTACTAATCTAATCCTCAAAACTCACTCGGAGCTGGATCTCACTCGCCAAAACGACGTCGAATCGTTCTTTTCCGCCGCCAAACCACAGTATGTGATTTTAGCAGCTGCGAAAGTCGGTGGCATTCATGCTAACAACACTTACCCTGCTGATTTTATTGCGATTAATCTTCAAATTCAGACCAATGTGATTGATTCGGCTTTTAAGAATGGCGTTAAGAAGATTATATTTTTAGGTTCTTCGTGTATTTATCCCAAATTTGCGCCACAACCTATAGTGGAAAACGCTTTGTTGACGGGTCCGTTGGAGCCTACTAATGAGTGGTATGCCATTGCCAAGATTGCGGGAATTAAGATGTGTCAGGCTTATAGGATTCAGTTTAATTTTGATGCTATTTCTGCAATGCCCACTAATTTGTATGGTCCAAATGATAATTTTCATCCGGAGAATTCTCATGTTTTGCCTGCGTTGATGAGGCGGTTTCATGAGGCTAAGGTTAGGGGGGATAAGGAGGTGGTGGTGTGGGGAACTGGCTCTCCATTACGGGAGTTTttgcatgttgatgatttgGCTGATGCAGTTGTGTTTCTGTTGGATAAGTATAGTGGATTGGAGCATGTGAATGTGGGGAGTGGGAAGGAGGTGACGATTAAGGAGCTTGCTGAGTTGGTGAAGGATGTTGTTGGATTTAAAGGCGATCTTGTATGGGATAGTTCTAAGCCGGACGGAACCCCAAGGAAGCTTATGGATAGCTCGAAGCTTGCTCAGTTGGGCTGGGTGCCCAAGGTTTCACTTCATGATGGCCTTGTTGATACTTATAAATGGTACCTGGAAAATGTCAAGCAATGA